From one Cyanobacterium stanieri PCC 7202 genomic stretch:
- a CDS encoding hypothetical protein (KEGG: cyc:PCC7424_1178 hypothetical protein~SPTR: Putative uncharacterized protein), with protein sequence MASPHAVKKYLAYWFQLQKPVIIARQNKAILPNRVIMGDRYSLEFERCWDLISDPATGDCYVQGTFQTIQQLLSSKWDISDCARCSMPVPIIDIGAQESSCVCNDLDNWPNDQLPSPREPVDDSQALSNIRRRLNRTSQSS encoded by the coding sequence ATGGCATCTCCCCACGCGGTAAAAAAATATTTAGCCTATTGGTTTCAATTACAAAAACCTGTGATTATTGCCCGTCAAAATAAGGCTATTTTACCCAACAGAGTGATTATGGGCGATCGCTACAGTCTCGAATTTGAGAGATGCTGGGATTTAATTTCAGATCCTGCCACGGGAGATTGTTATGTCCAGGGTACTTTTCAGACGATTCAACAATTACTCTCTTCAAAATGGGATATTAGTGATTGCGCCCGTTGTAGTATGCCAGTACCAATAATCGATATTGGGGCGCAAGAGTCTAGCTGTGTATGTAATGATTTGGACAATTGGCCCAATGATCAATTACCCTCCCCCCGAGAACCTGTGGACGATTCCCAAGCCTTGAGTAATATTCGACGTCGCCTAAATCGAACCTCCCAATCTTCTTAA
- a CDS encoding homodimeric glycerol 3-phosphate dehydrogenase (quinone) (PFAM: FAD dependent oxidoreductase~COGs: COG0578 Glycerol-3-phosphate dehydrogenase~InterPro IPR006076:IPR000447~KEGG: mrb:Mrub_2890 glycerol-3-phosphate dehydrogenase~PFAM: FAD dependent oxidoreductase~PRIAM: Glycerol-3-phosphate dehydrogenase~SPTR: Glycerol-3-phosphate dehydrogenase) → MTIQLIERQKQLDKLKNEDFDCLIIGGGATGTGSALEANSRGLKVALVERFDFASGTSSRSTKLLHGGVRYLEQAFKRLDIEQFNLVRDALSERKNVIQIAPHLAKPLPLIIPLYQFWQIPYFFTGLLMYDLLAGKQSLGRSRLLSIKDTLELFPSLNTEGMIASVMYYDGQFDDARLNVEVAMKAIEQGCAIANYLEVIEIIKEDGKCRGAVVRDSLTDDTFTIKSNAVVNATGPYSDSIRHLDQPEAEKILKVSSGVHIVVNKSYAPGDGALLIPKTDDGRVIFIVPWRQFTLIGTTDETAKVTDNPTPTEEEITYLMRYANRYLSDTITRDDVLSAWSGLRPLVSPDHNANSTAKISRDHTILKSKSGLITITGGKWTTFRKMAIDTVNHVIKQLPSPNGFSGHPPTLIPVAGGENYDFDDLDQKLSATIEDEAIRHHLINYYGSRAIVIQDIIQESGLERLAPQYPFITAEVIYVYRYEMAQKPEDILSRRFRLTFLDSAVSEQVKEKVNAIIDQEKSDVNQEKITVNS, encoded by the coding sequence ATGACCATACAGCTAATTGAAAGACAAAAACAATTAGACAAACTGAAAAACGAAGACTTTGACTGTCTGATCATCGGTGGAGGTGCAACAGGCACAGGCTCTGCCCTTGAGGCGAACAGTCGGGGTTTAAAGGTGGCTTTGGTGGAGCGCTTTGATTTTGCTTCGGGAACCAGTAGCCGTAGTACAAAGTTGTTACATGGTGGGGTAAGGTATTTAGAACAGGCTTTTAAGCGTTTGGATATTGAGCAGTTTAATTTGGTAAGGGATGCTTTATCGGAGAGAAAAAATGTCATCCAAATTGCGCCCCATTTAGCCAAGCCTTTACCTTTAATTATTCCTTTATATCAGTTTTGGCAAATCCCCTATTTTTTCACAGGGTTGTTGATGTACGATTTACTGGCGGGTAAACAAAGTTTGGGCCGTAGTCGTCTTTTGAGCATTAAGGATACTTTGGAGTTATTTCCTTCTTTGAATACCGAGGGGATGATTGCCAGTGTGATGTATTATGATGGGCAGTTTGATGATGCTAGGCTTAATGTGGAAGTGGCAATGAAGGCCATTGAGCAAGGATGTGCGATCGCCAATTACTTAGAAGTTATCGAAATTATCAAGGAAGATGGCAAGTGTCGGGGTGCAGTGGTAAGAGATAGCCTAACTGACGATACTTTTACGATTAAATCGAATGCAGTGGTTAATGCCACCGGCCCATATAGTGATAGTATCAGACATTTAGATCAACCCGAAGCCGAAAAAATCCTTAAAGTAAGTTCGGGGGTTCATATTGTGGTGAATAAATCCTACGCCCCTGGGGATGGTGCTTTATTGATTCCCAAAACCGACGATGGTAGGGTAATTTTTATTGTGCCTTGGCGCCAATTTACTCTCATTGGTACTACGGATGAGACGGCAAAGGTAACGGATAATCCTACCCCCACGGAGGAAGAAATTACATATTTAATGAGATATGCCAATCGCTATCTAAGTGATACCATTACCCGTGATGATGTATTATCAGCATGGAGTGGATTACGTCCCCTTGTTTCCCCCGATCATAATGCTAATTCTACGGCAAAAATTTCCCGCGATCATACTATTCTTAAATCTAAAAGTGGTTTAATCACCATTACGGGGGGAAAATGGACAACTTTCCGCAAAATGGCCATTGATACTGTTAATCATGTCATTAAACAATTACCCTCTCCTAATGGTTTTTCTGGTCATCCTCCTACCCTGATTCCCGTGGCAGGGGGCGAAAACTATGATTTTGATGATTTGGATCAAAAATTGTCTGCAACCATTGAAGATGAAGCGATTAGGCACCATCTGATTAATTATTATGGGTCAAGGGCGATCGTCATTCAAGACATTATCCAAGAATCTGGTTTAGAAAGACTTGCTCCCCAATACCCCTTTATTACCGCCGAGGTAATCTATGTATATCGCTATGAAATGGCGCAAAAACCCGAAGATATATTATCTCGCCGATTTCGACTCACTTTCCTTGACTCGGCTGTCAGTGAACAAGTAAAAGAAAAAGTGAATGCCATTATAGATCAAGAAAAATCTGATGTGAACCAAGAAAAAATAACTGTTAATTCCTAA
- a CDS encoding hypothetical protein (KEGG: cyt:cce_3980 hypothetical protein~SPTR: Putative uncharacterized protein), translating to MVVSSDIIESIAQDLGSSKEAVRAKKLVFYVSQRYWETDVNVIDRFSFIELLENLYQTNPTLEDLKALLHHAVETLNRKTVYNKIAMYVLRRMSDLYQISPLENDYVEQNEVSDAEIVADIAQAIQCHEESARMKKVIFAVCKQYWEADINVIDMYDLRDLIYEIKELYPSNKRLKKALDTVVSSINRQNFYSFIADTIIDKVSPLYRYETRDMDKETYTGEEEETQLIKAKSKKVAQESSTTHSTATTPEVVSTAEESKQQNVTPTSVPEGQIIPWLKIENLFELKQEIMQYTNPLRAKIMLFYAVYEIDTLEQHWSIVRTCSLDDLLIRMFEHYDKNIKVIAQKLQYVANSPIEGLEPEDNLQTVSAIIESIKHFYKKR from the coding sequence ATGGTCGTATCGTCAGACATCATTGAAAGTATCGCTCAAGATTTAGGTAGTTCAAAAGAAGCCGTCAGGGCTAAAAAATTAGTTTTCTATGTCAGTCAAAGATACTGGGAAACAGACGTTAATGTCATTGACCGTTTTTCTTTTATCGAATTATTAGAAAATCTGTATCAAACTAACCCTACTTTAGAAGATCTTAAAGCATTACTTCATCATGCCGTAGAAACATTAAATCGTAAGACTGTTTACAATAAAATTGCGATGTATGTTCTCCGTCGTATGTCTGACTTATATCAAATATCTCCCCTAGAAAATGACTATGTAGAACAAAATGAAGTTTCAGACGCTGAGATAGTCGCAGATATTGCCCAAGCAATTCAATGTCATGAAGAATCTGCTCGAATGAAAAAAGTTATTTTTGCTGTGTGTAAGCAATATTGGGAAGCAGACATTAATGTCATTGATATGTATGATCTACGGGATTTAATTTATGAAATAAAAGAGCTTTATCCTAGCAATAAAAGACTGAAAAAAGCTCTTGATACAGTAGTTTCCAGTATTAATAGACAAAATTTTTATTCATTTATTGCCGATACTATTATAGATAAAGTTAGTCCTCTTTATCGCTATGAAACAAGGGATATGGACAAAGAAACCTATACAGGAGAAGAGGAAGAAACCCAACTAATTAAGGCAAAATCAAAGAAAGTTGCTCAAGAAAGTTCAACGACGCATTCCACCGCTACCACTCCAGAAGTCGTATCAACCGCAGAGGAAAGTAAACAACAAAATGTAACCCCTACTAGCGTACCAGAAGGGCAAATTATTCCTTGGTTAAAAATCGAAAATTTATTCGAGCTTAAACAGGAAATTATGCAATATACCAATCCTTTGAGGGCGAAAATAATGTTATTTTATGCGGTGTATGAGATAGACACCCTCGAACAACATTGGTCAATTGTGAGAACCTGTAGTTTAGATGATCTTTTGATTAGGATGTTTGAGCATTATGATAAAAATATTAAAGTTATTGCTCAAAAATTACAGTATGTTGCTAATTCACCCATTGAAGGGTTAGAGCCTGAAGATAATCTGCAAACGGTGAGCGCAATTATTGAATCTATCAAGCATTTTTACAAAAAAAGATAG
- a CDS encoding hypothetical protein (KEGG: bpf:BpOF4_02940 negative effector of the concentration of HemA~SPTR: Putative uncharacterized protein), with protein sequence MSHLEENQSNSWRSGNFLVIIICGAIALMGFGYVLIQLPEITPEQIEIYQTGTCIEGGWRYGLIVTHVLTFILIPVAMRIFYEALNNLKLPTKTIFASQLGLALIMVSIASEIGWHVTQCWYYQNDFTMLNFMFYFFLISAFALWADGLNKETNSSTHIINIIFSLSLLTVSILYPIGYKLDNPNLKIPIYIALTLVFAVLTYRGYKLLEDWKIVLVPTFSVGVNLTFVFLLDQFGGDPFHPEIFYNALFHILHDLTGTQAGIAIFTWLVYQKGIAEYQKNN encoded by the coding sequence ATGTCTCATCTTGAAGAAAATCAGTCTAACAGTTGGAGGAGTGGTAATTTTTTAGTTATTATTATCTGTGGTGCGATCGCCCTTATGGGATTTGGATACGTCTTGATTCAATTACCAGAAATAACACCAGAACAAATCGAAATCTACCAAACAGGAACTTGCATAGAAGGGGGTTGGAGATATGGATTAATAGTAACCCATGTACTGACCTTTATTTTAATCCCCGTAGCCATGAGGATATTTTACGAAGCATTAAATAACCTAAAATTGCCCACCAAAACAATTTTTGCATCGCAACTCGGACTAGCTCTTATAATGGTTTCTATCGCCTCAGAAATAGGTTGGCATGTCACCCAGTGTTGGTATTATCAAAACGATTTTACCATGTTAAACTTCATGTTTTATTTCTTTTTAATATCAGCTTTTGCTCTGTGGGCAGACGGGTTAAATAAAGAAACTAACTCATCAACTCATATCATTAATATAATTTTTTCCCTCAGCTTATTAACTGTATCTATTCTTTATCCCATTGGCTATAAATTAGATAATCCTAACTTAAAAATACCAATTTATATCGCATTAACTCTCGTTTTTGCAGTGCTTACTTACCGAGGATATAAACTATTAGAAGACTGGAAAATTGTTTTAGTCCCCACTTTTTCCGTGGGAGTAAACCTCACCTTTGTATTTCTTTTAGATCAATTTGGTGGAGATCCTTTTCATCCAGAAATTTTTTATAATGCCCTATTTCATATTCTCCATGATCTCACTGGAACTCAAGCAGGAATAGCCATTTTTACTTGGTTAGTATACCAAAAAGGTATTGCTGAATATCAAAAAAATAACTAA
- a CDS encoding hypothetical protein (KEGG: cyt:cce_3245 hypothetical protein~SPTR: Putative uncharacterized protein), which translates to MILYPLGHLILGILELLLLVFAYPFFRISKNWAMIILPIVLLSTIYDNFILWSGQFIGVGQLLENLSQIRFLLHYLIVPLFIVVAIELAHFSGAKWANNFIRISSWLLAFLLAGYDTFNNFIGLQLTPDIFANVVRYVPVNAPIPVITIVINIFVLLVGIGVWIRTKNWQWLFIGSLVSLVGNGIPSAEVGTLPGSASEFFLALALLLTQYHFEDNIDDSAPVTSTCPEDWICHEYEGYQLFEKQEPEYVIYQTGSHQQGNFVRVYAPNKPYRENNKLKVITYLHGFALCLPKFYEEHLEELVKQGYYVFFPDYQKSDYPNFVEDEHTYLDHTSSRVNTKYWLFNLGLLLINVIFKRKIRQQKLQKFSEQGVWKSVKLILGSLLFVLGVNLIYFFDRQYAKNLISMITTVIESLTDTPIKWLDFAVNSTVQGWEKLLQHTQKYPNQNCNLSEEEIDFYVFGHSLGGLLALSWCYYLAENPSPTLELFKPKQVITSDPAPSTALGIPAIALWILNIFRFPFATQSLTIENTGKKLDVPVGILHGNDDRIVKPTEWIKPPLSNNQGAFFTIASEHKKIYFSLSNQSQNLVADHNQSVTDTTYYGDGFMANFGGAKEKPNAYNFQYIWSALNAIVKNEVQADKLSNHQGFNLEDFEVVDEPTKI; encoded by the coding sequence ATGATTTTATATCCTTTAGGACATTTAATTTTAGGAATTTTAGAACTTCTTTTATTAGTTTTTGCCTATCCCTTTTTTAGAATCTCCAAAAATTGGGCAATGATTATTTTACCCATAGTTTTATTAAGTACCATTTATGATAATTTTATTCTTTGGAGCGGTCAATTTATTGGAGTAGGACAACTATTAGAAAACCTTTCTCAAATCAGATTTTTATTACATTATTTAATTGTACCTTTATTTATTGTAGTTGCCATAGAATTAGCTCACTTTTCAGGGGCAAAATGGGCAAATAATTTTATTAGAATATCGTCTTGGTTATTAGCTTTTTTATTAGCAGGATATGACACTTTTAACAATTTCATTGGATTACAATTAACCCCCGATATTTTTGCCAATGTTGTACGTTATGTTCCTGTCAATGCTCCAATACCAGTAATAACTATCGTTATCAATATCTTTGTTTTGTTGGTGGGCATAGGTGTCTGGATAAGAACAAAAAATTGGCAGTGGTTATTTATTGGATCATTGGTTAGTTTAGTGGGTAATGGCATCCCATCGGCTGAAGTGGGAACTCTTCCCGGTAGTGCATCAGAGTTTTTCTTGGCTTTAGCTTTATTATTAACTCAATATCATTTTGAGGATAATATCGATGATTCTGCCCCCGTTACTTCCACTTGTCCAGAGGATTGGATATGTCATGAATATGAAGGTTATCAATTATTTGAAAAACAAGAACCAGAATATGTAATTTACCAGACGGGTAGTCATCAGCAAGGAAATTTTGTCAGAGTTTATGCACCCAATAAACCCTATCGGGAAAATAATAAATTAAAAGTTATTACTTATTTACATGGTTTTGCCCTTTGTTTACCAAAATTTTATGAAGAACATTTAGAAGAGTTAGTGAAACAGGGTTATTATGTCTTTTTTCCTGATTATCAAAAAAGTGATTATCCCAATTTCGTGGAGGATGAACATACTTATTTAGATCACACCAGTAGCCGTGTAAATACTAAATATTGGCTATTTAATCTTGGTCTTTTATTGATTAATGTAATTTTTAAAAGAAAAATCAGGCAACAAAAATTACAAAAGTTTAGCGAACAAGGTGTATGGAAAAGTGTCAAGTTAATTCTTGGTTCGTTGTTATTTGTATTGGGAGTTAATTTAATTTATTTTTTTGATCGCCAGTACGCCAAAAATTTAATTAGTATGATTACAACGGTGATTGAGAGTTTAACGGATACACCGATAAAATGGCTGGATTTTGCTGTTAATTCTACCGTCCAAGGGTGGGAAAAATTACTGCAACATACGCAAAAATACCCTAATCAAAATTGTAATTTATCAGAGGAAGAAATAGACTTTTATGTTTTTGGTCATTCTCTGGGAGGACTTTTAGCTTTGAGTTGGTGTTATTATTTGGCAGAAAATCCCAGCCCAACATTAGAGTTATTTAAACCAAAACAAGTTATTACCAGTGATCCCGCTCCTAGTACGGCTTTGGGAATACCTGCGATCGCCCTATGGATTTTGAATATATTTCGTTTTCCTTTTGCGACTCAATCCCTAACTATTGAAAATACGGGGAAAAAATTAGATGTTCCTGTGGGTATTTTACACGGTAACGACGATCGCATCGTCAAACCCACAGAGTGGATAAAACCTCCTTTAAGTAACAATCAGGGGGCATTTTTTACCATTGCTTCGGAGCATAAGAAAATTTATTTTTCCCTTTCCAACCAGTCTCAAAATTTAGTGGCTGATCATAATCAATCTGTTACTGATACCACTTATTATGGTGATGGTTTCATGGCGAATTTTGGCGGTGCCAAAGAAAAACCCAACGCCTACAATTTCCAATATATCTGGTCTGCGCTAAATGCGATCGTTAAAAATGAGGTTCAAGCTGATAAATTAAGTAATCATCAAGGATTTAACCTAGAAGATTTTGAGGTAGTAGATGAACCTACAAAAATTTGA
- a CDS encoding DNA-N1-methyladenine dioxygenase (PFAM: 2OG-Fe(II) oxygenase superfamily~COGs: COG3145 Alkylated DNA repair protein~InterPro IPR005123~KEGG: amr:AM1_4154 2OG-Fe(II) oxygenase family oxidoreductase~PFAM: 2OG-Fe(II) oxygenase~SPTR: Oxidoreductase, 2OG-Fe(II) oxygenase family) — protein MAKIELPHSEIYYYPNFFDPVISNNLFDQLNREIQWRQDYITVFGKTHLQPRLTAWYADEGLTYTYSNITMYPHGWINCLEEIKNQIESFLQVQFNSVLLNYYRHGKDSMGWHSDNEPELGKNPLIASVSLGGERRFMLKTRDKKNPLKSEINLCNGSLLVMGGETQHYWLHQIPKTSKPVEPRINLTFRQIFVGSSTTSKSSRLNP, from the coding sequence ATGGCTAAAATTGAGTTACCCCACAGCGAAATATACTATTACCCCAACTTTTTTGACCCTGTTATTAGCAATAATTTATTTGATCAATTAAATAGGGAAATCCAGTGGCGACAAGACTATATTACGGTGTTTGGCAAAACTCATTTACAGCCTCGCCTAACGGCTTGGTATGCGGACGAAGGCTTGACTTATACTTACTCTAATATCACCATGTATCCCCATGGTTGGATTAATTGTTTGGAAGAGATTAAAAATCAAATAGAATCTTTTTTACAAGTTCAATTTAATAGTGTTTTACTCAACTACTATCGCCACGGCAAAGACAGTATGGGATGGCATAGTGATAATGAACCAGAATTGGGGAAAAATCCTCTCATTGCTTCGGTGAGTTTGGGAGGAGAAAGGCGTTTTATGTTGAAAACAAGAGATAAAAAAAACCCCCTAAAATCAGAAATCAACCTCTGTAATGGTAGTTTGTTGGTGATGGGGGGAGAGACTCAACATTATTGGTTACACCAAATTCCTAAAACTAGCAAACCTGTTGAGCCTCGCATTAACCTTACTTTTCGTCAAATTTTTGTAGGTTCATCTACTACCTCAAAATCTTCTAGGTTAAATCCTTGA
- a CDS encoding 7-cyano-7-deazaguanine reductase (PFAM: GTP cyclohydrolase I~TIGRFAM: 7-cyano-7-deazaguanine reductase~COGs: COG0780 Enzyme related to GTP cyclohydrolase I~InterPro IPR016856:IPR020602~KEGG: cyn:Cyan7425_0230 7-cyano-7-deazaguanine reductase~PFAM: GTP cyclohydrolase I/Nitrile oxidoreductase~PRIAM: PreQ(1) synthase~SPTR: 7-cyano-7-deazaguanine reductase;~TIGRFAM: 7-cyano-7-deazaguanine reductase) — MAEDKKEMMYGERAIAEGSLITFPNPRPGRVYNISVTLPEFTCKCPFSGYPDFATIYINYSPDQKVVELKAIKLYINNYRDRYISHEESINQILDDFVEACDPLYISVKGDFYPRGNVHTVIEVEHRKNPQ, encoded by the coding sequence ATGGCTGAAGATAAAAAAGAAATGATGTACGGGGAAAGGGCGATCGCAGAGGGTTCTTTAATTACATTCCCCAATCCCCGCCCTGGTAGGGTTTATAACATCAGTGTGACCTTACCTGAGTTTACCTGTAAATGTCCTTTTTCAGGTTATCCTGATTTTGCGACTATTTATATTAACTATTCCCCTGATCAAAAAGTGGTGGAACTAAAGGCGATCAAACTTTATATTAATAATTATCGCGATCGCTACATCTCCCATGAAGAATCCATAAATCAAATTTTAGATGACTTTGTAGAAGCCTGTGATCCCCTTTATATATCCGTTAAGGGTGACTTTTACCCCAGAGGTAATGTGCATACAGTCATTGAAGTAGAACACCGCAAAAACCCTCAATAA
- a CDS encoding trigger factor (PFAM: FKBP-type peptidyl-prolyl cis-trans isomerase; Bacterial trigger factor protein (TF); Bacterial trigger factor protein (TF) C-terminus~TIGRFAM: trigger factor~COGs: COG0544 FKBP-type peptidyl-prolyl cis-trans isomerase (trigger factor)~InterPro IPR005215:IPR008881:IPR001179:IPR008880~KEGG: cyt:cce_2913 trigger factor~PFAM: trigger factor domain-containing protein; peptidylprolyl isomerase FKBP-type~SPTR: Trigger factor;~TIGRFAM: trigger factor), which translates to MKITQEKLPASQIGLEIEIPAETSKKTYEKVITQIARTTNIPGFRQGKVPRPILLQRLGHDRIKAAVLEELIQDSLKLVIEQESINSLGNYSLRSEFEELVSNYQPGNAVVFKAAVDVPPEVTLGQYQGLKVQAEEIKYDPSAVDNLIEEQRQRLATLVPVEGRAAQMGDMAIVDFEGRKPAENEGEEGELIEGTKADEFQVELAEGKFIPGFVEGIVGMNIDDSKTLDLTFPEDYPQKDLANQPVIFSITLKDLKEKELPEVDDEFVKEVSEFETVAELRESLEKQYQEKAENDTKLNVQQALVDELLKHTTIEIPETMMEEEVQNLLMQTANEIQRMGVDLNQFFTREMVGRMRETARPEASKNLHTNLIIEKIAEQESITLTDEEVNEKIAEVTKDLNSSEIDENKLQKFVRNDLLSDKVLTFLQEKNEVELVPEGTLTTDEEEVTEAETAEVTAE; encoded by the coding sequence ATGAAAATTACTCAGGAAAAACTTCCTGCTAGTCAAATCGGTTTAGAAATCGAAATTCCAGCAGAAACCTCCAAAAAAACTTATGAAAAAGTAATTACACAAATTGCCAGAACTACCAATATCCCGGGTTTTCGTCAAGGTAAAGTTCCTCGTCCTATTTTGTTACAACGTTTAGGTCACGATAGAATTAAAGCGGCGGTATTGGAGGAGCTAATTCAGGATAGTTTAAAATTGGTTATCGAGCAAGAGTCGATCAACTCTTTGGGTAACTATTCCTTACGTTCTGAATTTGAGGAATTAGTAAGCAACTATCAACCGGGTAATGCTGTGGTATTTAAGGCAGCGGTTGATGTTCCCCCCGAGGTTACTTTGGGTCAATATCAAGGTTTAAAAGTTCAGGCAGAAGAAATAAAATACGATCCTAGTGCCGTTGATAATTTAATTGAGGAACAAAGACAACGTTTAGCGACTCTAGTTCCCGTAGAAGGTAGGGCGGCTCAAATGGGTGACATGGCGATCGTTGATTTTGAAGGTCGTAAACCTGCAGAAAATGAAGGGGAAGAAGGAGAATTAATTGAAGGTACTAAAGCTGATGAGTTCCAAGTGGAATTGGCTGAAGGTAAGTTCATCCCTGGTTTTGTGGAAGGCATCGTGGGTATGAATATCGATGATAGTAAAACACTTGATTTAACTTTCCCCGAAGATTATCCTCAGAAAGATTTGGCTAATCAACCCGTTATTTTCTCTATTACCCTCAAGGATTTAAAAGAGAAGGAATTACCCGAAGTTGATGATGAGTTTGTAAAAGAGGTTAGCGAGTTTGAAACCGTTGCCGAATTAAGGGAGTCCTTAGAAAAGCAGTATCAGGAAAAGGCAGAAAATGATACTAAATTAAATGTTCAACAGGCTTTGGTGGATGAACTTTTAAAACATACTACCATCGAAATTCCTGAAACCATGATGGAAGAGGAAGTACAAAACCTCTTAATGCAAACTGCTAACGAAATTCAGCGTATGGGGGTTGATCTTAATCAATTCTTTACGAGGGAAATGGTGGGTAGAATGCGTGAAACTGCCCGTCCTGAAGCTAGTAAAAATTTACATACTAATCTCATCATTGAAAAGATTGCCGAGCAAGAATCTATTACTTTAACTGATGAGGAAGTTAATGAAAAAATAGCTGAGGTGACTAAGGATTTAAATTCTAGTGAGATTGATGAAAACAAGTTACAAAAGTTTGTTAGAAATGATCTTTTGTCTGATAAGGTTTTGACTTTCTTACAGGAGAAAAATGAGGTTGAATTAGTACCTGAAGGTACTTTGACCACTGATGAGGAGGAAGTAACTGAGGCAGAAACTGCTGAGGTAACGGCAGAATAA
- a CDS encoding hypothetical protein (PFAM: HNH endonuclease~KEGG: cyc:PCC7424_1045 reverse transcriptase~SPTR: Reverse transcriptase), whose amino-acid sequence MESHHIVAVKDGGEDSTVNLVHLHKVCQNSSPAKPIGSSGIPLLALK is encoded by the coding sequence ATGGAAAGCCATCATATAGTAGCTGTTAAGGATGGTGGTGAAGACTCCACTGTTAACCTTGTACATTTACATAAGGTTTGTCAAAATTCATCTCCCGCTAAACCTATCGGCTCTAGCGGGATTCCTCTTTTGGCACTTAAATGA
- a CDS encoding protein of unknown function DUF218 (PFAM: DUF218 domain~COGs: COG1434 conserved hypothetical protein~InterPro IPR003848~KEGG: mar:MAE_59880 hypothetical protein~PFAM: protein of unknown function DUF218~SPTR: Similar to Q3MGG2_ANAVT Hypothetical protein), which yields MVKKKNRVKYVIKKWWKRLTLLCLILGTIITLNLINNIFQARQNAQQPIDAYLVLGGSITREIYVAQVARANPQIPIIISKGSDDPCILLIFEREGTRLDNTWLETCADSTFGNFFFSIPILKSWGVKKVEMITSDTHLPRAGIMAQINLIAQGIAVDVNGIPEVDGIPANHENNLKTQLDIARSFLWAWAGQFINPPCDKVIKLADVDLNSWQQRGFSCESRGRIINN from the coding sequence ATGGTCAAAAAAAAGAACAGAGTAAAATATGTAATCAAAAAATGGTGGAAACGCCTTACCTTACTCTGTCTTATCTTAGGAACTATCATCACCCTGAATTTAATTAACAACATTTTCCAAGCTCGACAAAATGCACAACAGCCCATAGATGCTTATTTGGTATTAGGAGGAAGCATTACCAGAGAAATTTATGTCGCACAAGTTGCCCGAGCAAATCCTCAGATTCCCATTATCATTTCCAAAGGTTCTGATGATCCCTGTATTTTGTTAATTTTTGAAAGAGAAGGAACGAGGTTAGATAATACTTGGCTAGAAACTTGTGCTGACTCTACTTTTGGTAACTTCTTTTTTTCCATACCTATCCTGAAAAGTTGGGGAGTTAAAAAAGTGGAAATGATTACCTCAGATACCCATCTTCCTCGGGCGGGAATTATGGCACAAATAAACTTGATAGCCCAAGGAATCGCCGTAGATGTTAATGGTATTCCTGAAGTGGACGGCATTCCAGCTAACCATGAAAACAATTTAAAAACGCAGTTAGATATAGCTCGTAGTTTCTTATGGGCATGGGCTGGACAATTTATTAATCCTCCCTGTGACAAAGTGATAAAACTTGCAGATGTTGACCTTAATTCTTGGCAACAAAGAGGGTTTAGTTGTGAAAGTAGAGGCAGAATAATCAATAATTAA